GTCATTGCGGCGAACAGACAACTCACCTTCGTATATCACAATAACCTGGTCGATCTCTTTACCATTGGAAGCAACCATGCTTTCGGGCTGGGTTTCCTTCCATTCCCCCAACTCCAATAGTCTTTTGAAATCCCGTTGAGACAGTTGATCAAAGACCAAACGATAGAGTTTCAATTCATCGCCCACCAGATGCACTGGTCGGCGTTCCATAATCAAGACAACAGACAGGACAAGATTGATGCTGATAAAGACAAAGTTCCAAATAATAACGTCCCATAAAGGAGTCGCCTGAAAGTAATAGTAAGGAATAAGAGAAGACCCCGCAATAATGGCAAAGATTCGCAACCATAAGATATCACGAACCAGGTATGAGATCAGGTAGAGAACATTCGCCATATTGGCAAGGTATGGGAGTAGTAGACTCATAAGACTTCC
The Rubellicoccus peritrichatus DNA segment above includes these coding regions:
- a CDS encoding cyclic nucleotide-binding domain-containing protein, encoding MSLLLPYLANMANVLYLISYLVRDILWLRIFAIIAGSSLIPYYYFQATPLWDVIIWNFVFISINLVLSVVLIMERRPVHLVGDELKLYRLVFDQLSQRDFKRLLELGEWKETQPESMVASNGKEIDQVIVIYEGELSVRRNDKELAQLSPGHFVGEMGYLTGKKASADVVALTPARYVSWSFESLRKYLPKHPELRAAFQNVLGADLVCKLRRDSC